Within Verrucomicrobiia bacterium, the genomic segment TGCGGTCGCCATCGGCGTGGACCATGGTGTCGGCGGCGATGGTGTTGCGGAGAGTGATGTTCTTTTCCGCAGCGCGGGAGGTGAGGTCATCGAGGACGTGATCGACCAGGGGCGCGAGTTCGAAGGGTTGAAGGTTCATGACGATCTGTCCGGATTCGAGGCGCGAGATGGTCAGGAGGTCTTCGATCAAGAAGGTGAGGCGATCGGCGTGTTTATCGATGGTCTGGAGGAAACGCAGAGCGACGGCGGGATCGTCTTTCGCACCGTCGATCAAGGTTTCGGTGTAGCCTTTGATGAGCGAGAGCGGGGTGCGGAGTTCGTGGCTGACATTGGCGACGAAATCGCGCCGGGTGTTCTCAAGCTGGCGCAGGCGGGTGAGATCGTGGAAGACGAGGAGCATGCCCGCGGGGCGGCCATCGCGGTTTAGCAAGCTGACGATGTTCACTTGCAGACAGCGGAGGTCGATGCCGGGGAGTTCGAGTTCGCCACCGGTGATCTGGCCTTCCACGGCAGCGCGATTGAGAAGCTCCTGCAGGGCGTGCATGCGGAAGGCTTCCATGACGGTCTGGCCACGGATGTCGTGACTGACGCCGAAGACGCGTTCAACGGCTTGATTGACGAGGCGGATCTTGCCATCGCGATCGAGGACGAGGACGCCTTCCACCATGGAGTTGAAGAGGGCTTGTTGCTGGGCGTGTTCGTCGGCGAGGGCGAGTTGCTGCGTTTCGCGTTGCTTGGTGCTATCGGCTCGCAGACGATCGAGAGCGCCTTCGAGGGCCTTCATCTGGCCACGGGACCAGACATAGAGGCCCACGGTGCAGGCAAGGCTCAAGATGGCTAGCGCGATCCACATGGTTCAGCTAAATGAAGGTGATCAACCTTCGACAAAGCGGTAACCGACGCCGCGCACGGTGTCGAGATAACGTGCGGCTTTGCCGAGCTTCTCGCGCAGGCGGCGCATGTGGGTATCCACGGTGCGGGTGTCGATGAGGTTGTCGTATTGCCAGACATCCGCGAGGAGTTTTTCGCGGGATTGCACACGGCCACGACGTTGCGCGAGGACGGTGAGGAGCTTGAATTCCGTGGCGGTCAGTTCCACGCGCTTGCCACCGACGGTGGCGAGGTGGCGGGGGACATCGATGAAGAGTTCACCGATGTGGAAGAGGTCGTTGTTGCTCTCGTCATCCGACTGGGTGCGGCGCATGAGGTTCTTGATGCGCAGGCCGAGTTCACGCGGGCTGAATGGCTTGGTGACGTAGTCATCGGCACCGAGTTCGAG encodes:
- a CDS encoding ATP-binding protein translates to MWIALAILSLACTVGLYVWSRGQMKALEGALDRLRADSTKQRETQQLALADEHAQQQALFNSMVEGVLVLDRDGKIRLVNQAVERVFGVSHDIRGQTVMEAFRMHALQELLNRAAVEGQITGGELELPGIDLRCLQVNIVSLLNRDGRPAGMLLVFHDLTRLRQLENTRRDFVANVSHELRTPLSLIKGYTETLIDGAKDDPAVALRFLQTIDKHADRLTFLIEDLLTISRLESGQIVMNLQPFELAPLVDHVLDDLTSRAAEKNITLRNTIAADTMVHADGDRIEQVLFNLIDNAIKYGKQDGIVEVSSRASDDKLIEVSVRDDGPGIPADAKDRVFERFYRIDRARSREAGGTGLGLSIVKHIVQSHGGEVWIESELGQGSTFSFTLPRE
- a CDS encoding response regulator transcription factor, with amino-acid sequence MLTKARVKPKILVVDDEPDALELIEFNLKAAGYDVVTAADGAEALKKARLVAPDLILLDLMLPEIDGLEVCKILRRDASTAAIPIIMLTAKAAEIDRILGLELGADDYVTKPFSPRELGLRIKNLMRRTQSDDESNNDLFHIGELFIDVPRHLATVGGKRVELTATEFKLLTVLAQRRGRVQSREKLLADVWQYDNLIDTRTVDTHMRRLREKLGKAARYLDTVRGVGYRFVEG